Part of the Paenibacillus sp. FSL R7-0273 genome is shown below.
ATTGAGAGCATATATATAGCAGAACTACTGGTTCAGAACTCCGGCATATTGCGGATAGAGCTGACGGATGCAATCCGGACAGATATCATGGGTGAATTGCAGGGACAGCTGTAATTGAAGGAAGCGTTCAACGGTAATCCATTCTTCCTTATTGCCGCGGACTGATTTGCAGGAGGCACAGATGGGCACGAGACTGCCGGCAATACGGCGGGGACGCAGAGGATGACAGCTTCGGACATGATCATGCTGACGGGGCTCAGCGGGTCCCTTGTCATGCAGGGTGAGAAGGAGAAGCTGAATGCCGCAGGAACGCTCTGTAAATAACGGAAAAGCGTCCAGACTGAACACATGGTCGGATTTATCAGGGATATGCAGAATGAACTCTGAGCTGGAGATCAGGACTCCGCCCTGAAGGACATGCTGCAACGCATTATCCAGT
Proteins encoded:
- a CDS encoding PAS domain-containing protein, which encodes MPLSLSTSLTSSLNTLTQKVLVIDRSGIILFINDHYNAYLEHCGLPPAIMMTGSHYLELFEEWIAIPVQLTALDNALQHVLQGGVLISSSEFILHIPDKSDHVFSLDAFPLFTERSCGIQLLLLTLHDKGPAEPRQHDHVRSCHPLRPRRIAGSLVPICASCKSVRGNKEEWITVERFLQLQLSLQFTHDICPDCIRQLYPQYAGVLNQ